In Kitasatospora sp. NA04385, a single genomic region encodes these proteins:
- a CDS encoding YbhB/YbcL family Raf kinase inhibitor-like protein, which translates to MTLLGAGDSSAEVRGEAKDFGRISVRSGIPTGAHRFTVTSPDLAGGRFSPEHWANSFGCDGGNQPLRLDWRGAPAGTKSFAVTMFDPDAPTGSGFWHWLVWDVPAGTTGLRETLPAGAVAGANAAGAEGYLGPCPPVGDHAHRYRITVYALDTASLALPAATPPTVTTFTMGGHVIGYAETTALAAR; encoded by the coding sequence TTGACGCTGCTGGGGGCCGGTGATTCGAGCGCCGAGGTGCGCGGGGAGGCGAAGGACTTCGGCCGGATCTCGGTCCGCTCCGGCATTCCGACCGGGGCGCACCGGTTCACCGTGACCAGCCCCGACCTGGCCGGCGGCCGCTTCTCGCCGGAGCACTGGGCCAACTCGTTCGGCTGCGACGGCGGCAACCAGCCGCTGCGGCTGGACTGGCGCGGGGCCCCGGCCGGCACCAAGAGCTTCGCCGTCACCATGTTCGACCCGGACGCGCCGACCGGCTCCGGTTTCTGGCACTGGCTGGTCTGGGACGTACCGGCCGGCACCACCGGCCTGCGGGAGACCCTGCCGGCCGGCGCGGTGGCCGGTGCCAACGCGGCTGGTGCGGAAGGCTACTTGGGCCCCTGCCCGCCGGTCGGCGACCACGCGCACCGCTACCGGATCACCGTCTACGCCCTGGACACCGCGAGTCTGGCGCTGCCCGCCGCCACGCCGCCGACCGTCACCACGTTCACGATGGGCGGCCACGTCATCGGCTACGCGGAGACCACGGCGCTGGCCGCCCGATGA
- a CDS encoding MFS transporter — MPTETPSRPSPPPRPAPTGLRRLTRGAFADLTPLRQSPDYRRLWFGQTVSSIGQQMTALAVGIQVFHLTGSTFLTGLVGICSLVPLVVFGLYGGAIADRVDRRLLGLIGSGGLAAVSALLAAQALLDLRSVVLLYAAVALQGGFFAVSSPARSSMIPRLVPQEQLPAANALNTIGMNLGQTVGPLLGGVAVATYGTQSAYLVDTAAFAATLYAMWRLPSMRPQSTTGKRATVLDGLRFLRGQPNLRTSFAADLAAMIFGLPRALFPAIALSFYGGDAGTVGLLAAAPAVGALAGGLFSGWIGRIHRHGVAVLASVAAWGLAIAAFGLVRNLPLGLLLLAAAGCADTVSMIFRNTMMQVAAPDEMRGRLQGVFIVVVAGGPRLGDFESGTVAALTTPALSILTGGLACVAVVLYLAARRPAFLHYDARHPTP, encoded by the coding sequence GTGCCAACCGAGACCCCCTCCCGACCGTCCCCGCCGCCCCGACCCGCCCCGACCGGGCTGCGCCGCCTCACCCGCGGTGCCTTCGCCGACCTCACCCCGCTGCGCCAGAGCCCCGACTACCGGCGGCTCTGGTTCGGGCAGACGGTCTCCTCGATCGGCCAGCAGATGACCGCCCTCGCGGTCGGCATCCAGGTCTTCCACCTCACCGGCTCCACCTTCCTCACCGGCCTGGTCGGAATCTGCTCCCTGGTGCCGCTGGTCGTCTTCGGCCTGTACGGCGGCGCCATCGCCGACCGCGTCGACCGCCGCCTGCTCGGCCTGATCGGCTCCGGCGGCCTCGCCGCGGTCTCCGCGCTGCTCGCCGCCCAGGCCCTGCTGGACCTGCGCTCCGTCGTCCTGCTCTACGCCGCCGTCGCGCTCCAGGGCGGCTTCTTCGCGGTCAGCTCGCCCGCCAGGTCCTCGATGATCCCGCGCCTCGTCCCGCAGGAGCAGCTGCCCGCCGCCAACGCCCTCAACACCATCGGCATGAACCTCGGCCAGACCGTCGGCCCGCTGCTCGGCGGCGTCGCCGTCGCCACGTACGGGACGCAGAGCGCGTACCTGGTCGACACCGCGGCCTTCGCCGCCACCCTCTACGCGATGTGGCGCCTGCCCTCGATGCGCCCGCAGAGCACCACCGGCAAGCGCGCCACCGTCCTCGACGGCCTGCGCTTCCTGCGCGGCCAGCCCAACCTCCGCACCTCCTTCGCCGCCGACCTCGCCGCAATGATCTTCGGCCTGCCGCGCGCCCTCTTCCCCGCGATCGCCCTCTCCTTCTACGGCGGCGACGCCGGCACCGTCGGCCTGCTCGCCGCCGCCCCCGCCGTCGGCGCCCTCGCCGGCGGCCTCTTCTCCGGCTGGATCGGCCGCATCCACCGCCACGGCGTCGCCGTCCTCGCCTCCGTCGCCGCCTGGGGCCTGGCCATCGCCGCCTTCGGACTCGTCCGCAACCTCCCGCTCGGCCTGCTCCTGCTCGCCGCGGCGGGCTGCGCCGACACCGTCTCGATGATCTTCCGCAACACGATGATGCAGGTCGCCGCCCCCGACGAGATGCGTGGCCGCCTCCAGGGCGTCTTCATCGTCGTCGTCGCCGGCGGCCCCCGCCTCGGCGACTTCGAATCCGGCACCGTCGCCGCCCTCACCACCCCCGCCCTCTCCATCCTCACCGGCGGCCTCGCCTGCGTGGCCGTCGTCCTCTACCTCGCCGCCCGCCGCCCCGCCTTCCTCCACTACGACGCCCGCCACCCCACCCCCTGA
- a CDS encoding helix-turn-helix transcriptional regulator encodes MTERVPPRQAELAAFLRAKRARLQPEEAGLPRGPRRRTPGLRRQEVAQLAAVSVEWYVRLEQGRVGTPGTAVLDAIAEALRLTPDEHRHLHLLARGETPVLPADGPRQPEIRASLRQLLDGMPLFPAYLIDHRLDVLAHNAAARALFGPAFGTGAADNTARMLFLDPATRATQLDWARVAREMVGHLRTAAARHPDDPRLAAVLAELRAHSSEFTLWWDDHTVLERSSGTKRVQHPEAGRLLLHYDILTTGPHHLFTLTPADPATDRALRHLVTAHTATRTTATADATIHPITAA; translated from the coding sequence ATGACCGAGCGCGTACCGCCCCGACAGGCCGAACTGGCCGCCTTCCTCCGGGCGAAGCGCGCCCGCCTGCAGCCCGAGGAGGCCGGGCTGCCGCGCGGACCGCGCCGCCGCACCCCGGGGCTGCGCCGCCAGGAGGTCGCCCAGCTCGCCGCCGTCAGCGTGGAGTGGTACGTCCGCCTGGAGCAGGGCCGGGTCGGCACCCCGGGCACCGCCGTCCTGGACGCGATCGCCGAGGCGCTGCGCCTCACCCCGGACGAGCACCGGCACCTGCACCTGCTCGCCCGCGGGGAGACCCCCGTCCTCCCCGCGGACGGCCCGCGGCAGCCCGAGATCCGCGCGTCGCTGCGCCAACTCCTGGACGGGATGCCGCTGTTCCCCGCCTACCTGATCGACCACCGACTGGACGTGCTGGCCCACAACGCGGCCGCCCGGGCCCTGTTCGGCCCGGCGTTCGGCACCGGCGCGGCCGACAACACCGCCCGGATGCTCTTCCTCGACCCGGCCACCCGCGCCACCCAGCTCGACTGGGCCCGGGTCGCCCGCGAGATGGTCGGCCACCTCCGTACCGCCGCCGCCCGCCACCCGGACGACCCCCGGCTGGCCGCCGTTCTCGCCGAACTGCGCGCCCACAGCTCCGAGTTCACCCTCTGGTGGGACGACCACACCGTCCTGGAGCGCTCCTCCGGCACCAAGCGCGTCCAGCACCCCGAGGCCGGCCGCCTGCTGCTCCACTACGACATCCTCACCACCGGCCCCCACCACCTCTTCACCCTCACCCCCGCCGACCCCGCCACCGACCGCGCCCTGCGCCACCTGGTCACCGCCCACACTGCCACCCGCACCACCGCGACGGCGGACGCGACCATCCACCCGATCACCGCGGCCTGA
- a CDS encoding SDR family oxidoreductase has protein sequence MSERIALVVGGTSGIGLATARQLRAKGAVVHVAGRSKERLEALAVSDPELIGHRADGGDREQIAEVLGTIGRLDWLVVALSGAEGAGPFAELDLGALRGAFEAKFWGQLTTVQAALPHLAEDGSVTLVTAISARTGMPGTAGLAAVNGALEAMIRPLAVELAPRRINAVSPGLVDTPWWNGLPQEAREAYFAQAAAQLPVRRIASAADVAEAVAFAATNRNLTGTVLESDGGLRLVTLN, from the coding sequence ATGAGTGAGCGCATCGCACTGGTCGTCGGCGGCACCTCGGGGATCGGGCTGGCCACCGCCCGCCAACTGCGCGCCAAGGGAGCCGTGGTGCACGTGGCGGGCCGGAGCAAGGAGCGGTTGGAGGCGCTGGCGGTGAGCGACCCGGAGCTGATCGGGCACCGGGCGGACGGCGGCGACCGCGAGCAGATCGCCGAAGTCCTGGGCACCATCGGCAGGTTGGACTGGCTGGTGGTCGCACTGAGCGGCGCCGAGGGTGCCGGGCCGTTCGCCGAACTCGACCTCGGCGCCCTGCGCGGCGCCTTCGAGGCCAAGTTCTGGGGGCAGTTGACGACGGTGCAGGCCGCGCTGCCGCACCTGGCCGAGGACGGATCGGTCACGCTGGTCACCGCGATCTCGGCCCGCACCGGCATGCCGGGCACCGCCGGGCTGGCGGCGGTGAACGGGGCGCTGGAGGCGATGATCCGGCCGCTGGCCGTGGAGTTGGCCCCGCGCCGGATCAACGCCGTCTCCCCCGGCCTGGTCGACACCCCGTGGTGGAACGGCCTGCCGCAGGAGGCCCGGGAGGCCTACTTCGCCCAGGCCGCCGCCCAGTTGCCGGTCCGCCGGATCGCCTCCGCGGCGGACGTGGCCGAGGCGGTCGCGTTCGCCGCGACCAACCGCAACCTCACCGGCACCGTCCTGGAGAGCGACGGCGGCCTGCGCCTCGTCACCCTCAACTGA
- a CDS encoding LysR family transcriptional regulator, which yields MDAPPPHPATEPPRPTTERPRPTAERPHLATERPHPTAERPDLNQLRTFLAVYRLGSFTAAARRLGLSQSTVTAQVRALERRHGRELFERQARGAAALPAADELAARVAEPLDRLADATEHRPAAEPVHLAGPAELLGTLVLPALAPLVASGVRLRVATGLTDPLLDELRSGRHDLVIATRRPTGRALSAVPLADEEFVLVAAPGWPDRPPTSAPGPGPDQSPTGPADPADPADLAEALPRLPLVSYAEDLPIVRRYWRHVFGRRLHARAAVTMPDLRAVRAAVAAGAGWSVLPGYLCREELATGALVPLLLPEDPPINTAYLVHRPEAAPNPHLALVREQLLAAARHW from the coding sequence ATGGACGCTCCCCCGCCGCACCCCGCCACCGAGCCGCCACGCCCCACCACCGAACGACCACGCCCCACCGCCGAACGACCGCACCTCGCCACCGAACGACCGCACCCCACCGCCGAGCGGCCGGACCTCAACCAGCTGCGCACCTTCCTCGCGGTGTACCGCCTGGGCTCGTTCACCGCGGCCGCCCGCCGGCTCGGCCTGTCCCAATCGACGGTGACCGCCCAGGTCCGCGCGCTGGAGCGGCGCCACGGGCGGGAGCTGTTCGAGCGGCAGGCCCGCGGCGCGGCGGCACTGCCCGCGGCGGACGAGCTGGCGGCCCGGGTCGCCGAGCCGCTGGACCGGCTGGCCGACGCGACGGAGCACCGCCCGGCGGCCGAGCCGGTGCACCTGGCCGGGCCGGCGGAGCTGCTCGGCACGCTGGTGCTGCCCGCGCTCGCCCCGCTGGTCGCGTCCGGGGTGCGGCTGCGGGTGGCCACCGGGCTGACCGATCCGCTGCTGGACGAACTCCGGTCCGGGCGGCACGACTTGGTGATCGCCACCCGCCGCCCGACCGGCCGGGCGCTGAGCGCCGTACCGCTCGCCGACGAGGAGTTCGTCCTGGTCGCCGCACCCGGCTGGCCGGACCGCCCGCCCACCTCGGCACCGGGCCCGGGCCCGGACCAGAGCCCAACCGGCCCGGCAGACCCGGCGGACCCGGCGGACCTGGCCGAGGCGCTCCCCCGGCTGCCGCTGGTCAGCTACGCCGAGGACCTGCCGATCGTCCGCCGCTACTGGCGGCACGTCTTCGGCCGTCGGCTGCACGCCCGGGCCGCCGTCACGATGCCCGACCTGCGGGCGGTGCGGGCGGCGGTGGCGGCCGGCGCGGGCTGGAGCGTGCTGCCCGGGTACCTGTGCCGGGAGGAGTTGGCGACCGGCGCGCTCGTCCCGCTACTGCTGCCGGAGGACCCGCCGATCAACACCGCGTACCTGGTGCACCGCCCGGAGGCCGCCCCGAACCCGCACCTGGCCCTCGTCCGGGAGCAGTTGCTGGCCGCCGCCCGCCACTGGTGA
- a CDS encoding TetR/AcrR family transcriptional regulator: protein MIEQANQEPDGPADETSTPVRPGRRRSEESRRAILAAAYELLGEAGYARLTVEGIAARAGTGKQTLYRWWPGKADVLLEAVTAHARRNIPLPDTGDHAADLHAFLAATFAAATPPTTDALRALMAEAQIDPAFGERFQHTLLRPRREALGTLTARAHAAGALAPHLTPATAVDLAFGLLWYRLLATREPLDDGLAELLTRTLLRA, encoded by the coding sequence GTGATCGAGCAAGCGAACCAGGAGCCGGACGGGCCGGCCGACGAGACGTCAACTCCCGTACGGCCGGGGCGCCGTCGCAGTGAGGAGAGCCGCCGCGCGATCCTCGCCGCCGCGTACGAGCTGCTCGGTGAGGCCGGTTACGCCCGCCTCACCGTCGAGGGCATCGCCGCCCGGGCCGGCACCGGCAAGCAGACCCTCTACCGCTGGTGGCCCGGCAAGGCGGACGTCCTGCTCGAAGCCGTCACCGCGCACGCCCGCCGGAACATCCCGCTGCCCGACACCGGCGACCACGCCGCCGACCTGCACGCCTTCCTCGCCGCCACGTTCGCCGCCGCCACCCCACCCACCACCGACGCGCTGCGCGCACTGATGGCCGAGGCCCAGATCGACCCGGCCTTCGGCGAACGCTTCCAGCACACCCTGCTGCGACCCCGCCGCGAAGCGCTCGGCACCCTGACCGCCCGCGCCCACGCCGCCGGCGCGCTCGCCCCCCACCTCACCCCCGCCACCGCCGTCGACCTCGCCTTCGGCCTCCTCTGGTACCGGCTGCTCGCCACCCGCGAACCCCTCGACGACGGGCTCGCCGAACTCCTCACCCGCACTCTGCTGCGCGCCTGA
- a CDS encoding phosphocholine-specific phospholipase C, translating to MAAEPFEPNRRRFLQLAGASLAFSSLAPSIARAAAIAPQGTTGTIQDVQHIVVLMQENRSFDHYFGAMKGVRGFGDPRPVTLPSGKPVWYQANSAKKEILPFRPQVNDLGMQFVQDLNHDWAGGHKAFNSGKYDQWVPAKTATTMAYLTRQDIPFHYALADAFTLCDAYHCSFIGSTDPNRYYLWTGYTGNDATGGGPVLGNQEAGYSWTTYPERLEAAGVSWRIYQDVGDGLNAAGSWGWISDAHRGNYGDNSLLYFNNYRTAQPGSALYEKARTGTNAKAGDGLFDQLRRDVAAGTLPQVSWIVAPEAYTEHPNWPANYGAWYVSQVLDALTSNPDVWARTALFITYDENDGFFDHVVPPFPPASANQGLSTVATGADYFAGNASYAAGPYGLGQRVPMLVVSPWSTGGYTCSETFDHTSIIRFIERRFGVAEPHISPWRRAVCGDLTSAFDFTASNTAPAALPSTAGYLPADHDRHPDYVPAPPATGTMPRQEAGSKPTRPLKYAPYVDGSADVSTGKYALAFSGGPAAGAQFLVTSANRTDGPWTYTAEAGKSLSDAWNTAYSGGVTDLTVFGPNGFLRRFRNPGKTAGPEVTARHDAATGNLVLTFTNPAGADAVLTVTNAYAGSPRTVTVRKGATAILTVDLSTCRHWYDLTVTSDRSADFVRRLAGHVETGAPSLSDPGLLTY from the coding sequence ATGGCTGCTGAACCGTTCGAACCGAACCGGCGTCGTTTCCTCCAACTGGCGGGCGCGAGCCTGGCGTTCTCGTCGCTGGCGCCCAGCATCGCGCGAGCCGCCGCAATCGCCCCGCAGGGCACCACGGGCACCATCCAGGACGTGCAGCACATCGTGGTGCTGATGCAGGAGAACCGGTCCTTCGACCACTACTTCGGCGCGATGAAGGGCGTGCGCGGCTTCGGCGACCCGCGGCCGGTGACGCTGCCGAGCGGGAAGCCGGTCTGGTACCAGGCGAACAGCGCGAAGAAGGAGATCCTGCCGTTCCGGCCGCAGGTGAACGACCTCGGGATGCAGTTCGTCCAGGACCTCAACCACGACTGGGCGGGCGGCCACAAGGCGTTCAACAGCGGCAAGTACGACCAGTGGGTCCCGGCCAAGACGGCCACCACGATGGCGTACCTGACCCGGCAGGACATCCCGTTCCACTACGCGCTGGCCGACGCGTTCACGCTGTGCGACGCCTACCACTGCTCGTTCATCGGCTCCACCGATCCGAACCGCTACTACCTGTGGACGGGCTACACCGGCAACGACGCGACCGGCGGCGGGCCGGTGCTGGGCAACCAGGAGGCGGGCTACTCCTGGACGACCTACCCGGAACGGCTGGAGGCCGCCGGTGTCTCCTGGCGGATCTACCAGGACGTCGGCGACGGCCTGAACGCGGCCGGGTCCTGGGGCTGGATCAGCGACGCCCACCGCGGCAACTACGGTGACAACTCGCTGCTGTACTTCAACAACTACCGCACCGCGCAGCCCGGTTCGGCGCTGTACGAGAAGGCCCGCACCGGCACGAACGCCAAGGCCGGCGACGGCCTGTTCGACCAGCTGCGGCGCGACGTCGCGGCCGGGACGCTGCCGCAGGTCTCCTGGATCGTCGCCCCCGAGGCGTACACCGAGCATCCCAACTGGCCCGCCAACTACGGCGCCTGGTACGTCTCGCAGGTGCTGGACGCGCTCACCTCGAACCCGGACGTCTGGGCCCGCACCGCGCTGTTCATCACCTACGACGAGAACGACGGCTTCTTCGACCACGTGGTGCCGCCGTTCCCGCCCGCCTCCGCCAACCAGGGCCTGTCCACCGTCGCCACCGGCGCCGACTACTTCGCGGGCAACGCGAGTTACGCGGCCGGACCGTACGGTCTCGGGCAGCGGGTGCCGATGCTGGTGGTCTCGCCGTGGAGCACCGGCGGCTACACCTGCTCGGAGACCTTCGACCACACCTCGATCATCCGCTTCATCGAGCGGCGCTTCGGCGTCGCCGAACCGCACATCTCGCCCTGGCGGCGCGCCGTCTGCGGCGACCTCACCTCGGCCTTCGACTTCACCGCGAGCAACACCGCCCCGGCCGCGCTGCCGTCCACCGCCGGCTACCTGCCCGCCGACCACGACCGGCACCCCGACTACGTCCCGGCCCCGCCCGCGACCGGCACCATGCCGCGGCAGGAGGCCGGGTCCAAGCCCACCCGTCCGCTCAAGTACGCGCCGTACGTGGACGGTTCGGCCGACGTCTCGACCGGCAAGTACGCCCTCGCGTTCAGCGGCGGGCCGGCCGCGGGCGCCCAGTTCCTGGTCACCTCGGCGAACCGCACCGACGGCCCGTGGACGTACACCGCCGAGGCCGGCAAGTCCCTCTCCGATGCCTGGAACACCGCGTACTCCGGCGGCGTCACCGACCTCACCGTGTTCGGCCCGAACGGTTTCCTGCGCCGCTTCCGCAACCCCGGCAAGACCGCGGGCCCCGAGGTCACCGCCCGCCACGACGCCGCCACCGGCAACCTCGTCCTGACCTTCACCAACCCGGCCGGCGCCGATGCCGTCCTCACCGTCACCAACGCCTACGCGGGCTCCCCGCGGACCGTCACCGTCCGCAAGGGCGCGACCGCCATCCTCACCGTCGACCTCTCCACCTGCCGCCACTGGTACGACCTCACCGTCACCTCCGACCGGAGCGCCGACTTCGTCCGCCGCCTGGCCGGCCACGTCGAGACCGGCGCCCCGTCCCTCTCCGACCCGGGCCTGCTCACCTACTGA
- a CDS encoding type 1 glutamine amidotransferase domain-containing protein: protein MSKILFVMTGADHWTLTDGTKHPTGYWAEEAATPYRALHAAGHQIVVATPGGVVPPVDPASLGPDANGGAEGARDIADTLAGMTALDHPLAIADVDLDDYDAVLYPGGHGPMEDLARDADSGRLLTRALASGKPLAVVCHGPAALLAAVDPATGRNAFAGRRVAAFTDAEETLAGFADRAPWLLQTRLAEAGLTVDPTAPWTPHVVVDGNLITGQNPASSAPLAQELLKQLG, encoded by the coding sequence ATGTCGAAGATCCTGTTCGTGATGACCGGCGCCGACCACTGGACGCTCACCGACGGCACCAAGCACCCCACCGGCTACTGGGCCGAGGAGGCCGCCACCCCGTACCGCGCCCTGCACGCCGCCGGCCACCAGATCGTCGTCGCCACCCCCGGCGGCGTCGTCCCGCCCGTCGACCCGGCCAGCCTCGGGCCCGACGCCAACGGCGGCGCCGAGGGAGCCCGCGACATCGCCGACACGCTGGCCGGGATGACCGCGCTCGACCACCCGTTGGCCATCGCCGACGTCGACCTCGACGACTACGACGCCGTCCTCTACCCCGGCGGCCACGGCCCGATGGAGGACCTCGCCCGGGACGCCGACTCCGGCCGCCTGCTCACCCGGGCCCTCGCCTCCGGCAAGCCGCTCGCCGTGGTCTGCCACGGCCCCGCCGCGCTGCTCGCCGCCGTCGACCCCGCCACCGGCCGCAACGCCTTCGCCGGCCGCCGCGTCGCCGCCTTCACCGACGCCGAGGAGACCCTGGCGGGCTTCGCCGACCGCGCCCCCTGGCTCCTCCAGACCCGCCTCGCCGAGGCCGGCCTCACCGTCGACCCCACCGCCCCCTGGACCCCGCACGTCGTCGTCGACGGCAACCTCATCACCGGCCAGAACCCGGCCTCCTCGGCCCCGCTGGCCCAGGAGCTGCTCAAGCAGCTGGGCTGA